AATATGTTCAATGTTTAACAACTCATGATTTACACGCGGTGCATATCCATAATATTCTTTGCAGACAGTACTCAATATCTGATTAAACTCTGCTGCCGTCTTACATTTACGTTTTTCCTTCCCTGCCTGGAATGTTGTAACCTTTCTACCTTCCGGCAGATAATAATCTTCCAGATAGATATTAATTTCAAACCTGATATCCTCTGCACACAATTCAAGTTCCTGAATCAGTATCTCATTTTCTTCAATGAATCGTTTATCCCCCTTTAACATCATAACCGCCTGATACCTAAGCAGTAATTCCTCTTTATCAAAATTCCGATCCGACACTAACACCAGAACTCTTTTATCCGCAAGTTTATCCAACTGTTTTTGTATCTTATCTGTCTGAATTTTGTTCTTATCTATTATTACTATGATTTTTCCATCAGAAAACTTTTCATCATACAGATACTTTGTACTTTCCAGCGAAATAAAATCTTCCTGAAACATATATTCATACTGAAAATACCGGGTCATTGCGTATTCCTGATTATACTGTTTTGGTACCTCGTACTCTACATCTGCAACTTCTGATAAAATCTTGCAAAAATTACAGTGTCCATTCAATTCGTTCACCTTTTTAGCGATTTCTTTTTCCATGTCGACACCAGCATTGCTGCGAAATGCATAAACACCAACGCTGCTGCGGAACATTAATACACCATCTTTTTTCAGTCTTTCCATCGCAGGATAATATTTTTTCTGTTGCATCCCTAATGATAACCAGATCGCACTATCCTGTGCTGGAAGTTCATCTTCTCTGTGAAGCATACGTATCACTGCAATTGCTTTTATGACTGCTTTTTCTTCTTCTGATTCCGCTTTCCCCAACGCATACTCTGCTTTCAGCCACTCAGAATGAATCATTGGTGCATCTTCCGTCTCCCGAAACATTGGTTTGAAATAATCGTAGATTTTGTCAATACCTACCCACACTTCTTTATTTCGTTCCAACAACCAGGATAAACTTCCCTGACCATCATCTGCTAAAAATGTAAATATCGTTCTTTCGTTCTGCGCAACACGCTCACTAATATGAAGCAGAGCATATGCAGCAAGAGGTGTCAATGGGAAACAACCTTTCGCTACGATCTGATCAAAATCCTGCTTTGAAAAAAGTTTTTGAAAACATGGAAGCTGATAGGACAATTCCAAAAATTTTCCCTGCTCATTTTCCATAATCTCTTTTTCATATTGTTTTGAAAATACCGGCTCCTCTTTCTGAATTGAATTAGCGATCAGTTCATAATTATTTTGTGCAGATATCACAAAAGATATCTCTGAAATTCTTCCCTCCACTCCACGAAATGCATTTTTCATAGAAATGTCTATACTTCTGGTATACTCATGAATACTTTTATGAGCCACCATCGTAAAAAATAGTTTCTGATCAGAACCTTCTGCCAATTCACACATATCCTGCAGCGTTTTCATATCCTCTGCAAAACCGGTTTTATCATGTCCCTCGATGTATTTACTGAATTCATCAAAAATAATAAAGATACCTGCATAACCACATTCTTCAGTCAAAATTCTTGTGATCTGCTGATACGACCTAACAGCTTCCGACTGCATCAACGGTAAAAAAGTACTTCCTGCCGTCAGCATTGGATATACATTTTTAAATAATTCCAATGACTGCTTATTTTTTCTCTTCAATTCCTTTTTTAAATTCTTTTCATCTGTCTGATTTTCTCTCAGATGCTCGCAAAACTTTTCATAAACATCCGGATATTCCACTTCCCATTTCTCAAGGATTTTTAAAGCCTCCGTAAATGCAGTTTCCGGTGCAATATCTGATAAATTATTTTTTTCCAATGCCTCGCGCAGTGCAAATAATAAGATCTGATTCATAGAAAAGCCCGGGATAGAAGAAATAAGTACCGGTAAATATTTTTTATTTTCCTGTTTAATCTTTGTAACCAGATCTGCCGTCTCTTTATCTGTTACCTGTATTTTATCAAAAACAGTCTGTGGCAGATCGCCGGAAAGAATGGAAAGCAGTACCAGTAATAAATGTGATTTTCCCTTTCCATATGGACCGATCAAAACAGTAGCATGCTCCTTTGCCTCTCCCATCACAGCTCTTAAATATCTGTTTAATATCAGCATTGATGACCGCGTCGGTATATAATTTTCAATTCTTCCATGATTTCCTATATCAAGCTGCAAATTCACTGCTTTTTGAAAATTACGGTTGATATGTATTAAATTTCTCCATTGTTCCATTCCGGCAACTCCTATATGTCTTTATCTTTCGTAATAATTTTCTACGATTTTTTCCCCAGTCAGCCCTTTTTGCCAATAAATCATATTCAGACCTGCTGTACGGTTCATCACAATCTTATCCTTTTCCTCCAAACGTTCTAACATCTCTATCAATGCGGTACGTTTTAACTGCAGTATCTTTCCCGGACCATCTATTTCTTTCCATAAATCATCCAGATAAACGGAGGTACGTTTTTTATCTTTATCCACCAGCAAAAACCAAATAATATCCTCTGGTAATTTGTTTAAATCCGGTTGTTTTCTGTAATAAATCCCCTCGGTGTGTTTCAATAATCCCAACTTTCCAAATGGACTTGTATTCTTTTCTTCCGGATTTGTCTCTTTTGCAGGCAGATACATCCGTAAAATTGCGTCACAGTCCGCATAAACAGAACTTTGTGCAATATGGATATCACCATCTAAATCACTAACCAGCGCCTCCATCTCATCATAAATCTGCTGTTTTTTGAATTCCTCATAAGAAACTTCATTAAAAAACAAATTCCATGCCGTCGCCAGTTCACGGTTTTTTGCAATTTTGCTATGTATTAACCATAATGTAAAATAATCTTCCACGCATGGATCATGTGTAAAGATCAAATTTCCAATATCAGTAAGTGCAGCCCCAGTCTTAGGAGAATCTGTAATCAGATCTGCCGACTTAAGCCAGTAGCGGATCGACTTTGCCATATTAGGACCTACCCCAAGTGCATCCGCTCCATAATTTTCCGAAAAAACCTTCGGATCATAGTACACCTCATATAAACCTTTATTCAGCCATCCTTCACGAAGGATAAAACTTTCATGTCCTTTAAAACGATATTTATTTTTTCCCACTATCCTTTATCCCCCGTATTTTGTCTTTTGATTGCCAGAACTTTTCTCATATAACATCCTGCCGTAAAATGATTCACACATTCGCCACATCTTTTACACTTTTCATCAGAAATATAGTATCCAATCTCGCCATCTTTATTTTCTCTGATAGAAAGTGCATTAAACCTGCATACACTTTCGCATGCCAGACATCCCATACACATCTGATACTTCGTAAGCTGACATTTGATGCGTTCTTCTGCTGTTTTTAAATCTTTTGCCCCTGCAAGCTGTGTATTTAAAATGGTAACCTTGAGATTAGCCGTTCCAATTCTTCCCTGCAGTTTCAAAATTATCTGCTCTTTTTTATTAAGTACAAAGACTTCTCCAAGTCTTGTATTTCCCATATCGAAATTCAAATATCCGAATGGACGAAAAAGTTCATACAACTGTTCTGAAATTGGGCGTTGTAATTCATAGTTAAAAGTATTTTCTTCTGTGGCACACGGTGTAAATGACACGACTGATTTCTGCGCATATGCGACACCATTTCCCCCCTGTCGTGCTTTCCAGAATCCATCATCTACATAAACCTCGGCATCCTCTTTTCCGATACTTTTTGCAAAATCAATCAACATATTTCTAAAATGCTCTGACTGCTCATGCATATGCACCTTAGACAGGAACTCTGACCAGCCACTATTATTAGGGCAACACCAGCATCCAACTCTTGCATACCCCAGGCGATATGCATCATTAAAATCAATTCCTGTTGTAAGAAGATATAACCAGATATCAAAATCCATCCAGTCGATAATCGGAGATACAATTCTCTGTTTTGTGATCTTCGGACTGTCAGATTCACGCTCATACTTACTTCTGCTTACCGACTCACTGCGCCGGATTCCGTAAAAAGTCAATATCTGGTTTTTATCTCTGTATAATGAACGTATCTTTTTTTGTATCGTTCCTGTTTTAAAAACAGTGCAGCACCAGCGCATCACACGACTCGGCGGACCAACCAGTTTGCACAGTTCCTCAAAATTCTTTTCTTTATTGCGTGCAGAAATCACTGGCGTCTTTGGATGATTTTTCTTAAATCTTTCCATATAAGTATAAGTAAATGGGAACTCTAATGTTGTATCCCCAAAAATATGCATGATCTGAGGTGTACTTAACGCCCGTAATACCAGATTAGAAGTTACAGTAGAATCCTTCCCCCCACTAAAAGAAACAAACATATCCATCGCACTAAACTCACCCGCTGCTTTTCGTATATAGTTTCCTGCTTCCTGCGTAATATGCTCATACCGCTCTTTATTAGCCTCAGTAAATCGTTCTTTCATCTGATCAAAATAGTAATATGTATTCTGTTTGCTATATTTTTCATATTGTCTGCGAACTTCGTCTGCATCTGTTTTTTTTAATTCTTTTACAGAAAATGCAATCTTTTTTCCATCGACATAATAATGATTTCCAGTTCCATTCCAAACAGACTTTTCTAAAAATTCAAAAGGCTTTTTGAGTATAATCTCAATCAAAAGCCTTTCTTCCGGAAACACTGGTCTTACATCCGTTGTCAGCTTTTTTGCCTCCATGCCACATCTGCTGCATCTGTTCTCATAAATTGGAACATTACATTTTTCACACCAGTAAATGACAGATTGTACATCCGTTCTGCCTCCACAACACTGACACGTACTCGTCTCACACACTGTTCCAAAACATGGAAATTTTTCTTTTGTCTTTTCATTTCTATTATGGCAAATATATGTTATCATAAGTCTTTCTTTATTACTGATATTTTTATAATCTGATTTCTTATTTTTTAAGAATATATAGCTATATTATATTCTTAGTTAAGAAGAATTTCAATTATATATTATCTTAATTTAAAAGATTTAAGGAACGTTCTCACATTGAAACTGCTGAGTATGGGAATATATAAATGTGAAGAATATTAACTGGATGGTGTGTGAAAAAAGAAAACATATAACAAGAATCAACACGAAAAAAAGAAGCCTTGAAAACCAAGGCTTCTACAAGCAGGGGATGAGAGAATCGAACTCCCACCAAAGGTTTTGGAGACCCCTATCATACCATTTGACCAATCCCCTATATATAAAATGACGTATCAGATACGTCATTTATTATTTTACTTATTAGCTTCACAAAAATCAATAGGACTTTTGTCTTATCTTTAGTACCTTCAAAACTTCATACAGAACACCATCAATAACATAATCTGTGAAGTTGCGAAGCAACTTCCAATGCGAACATCGTTCGCTATTATTTGGTCAAGCCCTCGATCGATTAGTAACAGTCAGCTCCACACGTTACCGTGCTTCCACCTCTACCCTATCTACCTTGTACTCTTCAAGGGATCTTACTCACTTTTGTGAGGGATATCTCATCTTGAGGGGGGCTTCACGCTTAGATGCCTTCAGCGTTTATCCCTTCCGGACTTGGCTACTCTGCCATGCCGTTGGTCGACAGCAGATACACCAGTGGTCCGTCCATCCCGGTCCTCTCGTACTAAGGACAGCTCCTCTCAAATATCCTCCGCCCGCGCCGGATAGGGACCGAACTGTCTCACGACGTTCTGAACCCAGCTCGCGTACCGCTTTAATGGGCGAACAGCCCAACCCTTGGGACCTGCTACAGCCCCAGGATGCGATGAGCCGACATCGAGGTGCCAAACCACTCCGTCGATGTGAACTCTTGGGAGTGATAAGCCTGTTATCCCCAGGGTAGCTTTTATCCGTTGAGCGATGGCAATCCCACTTTATGCCACCGGATCACTAAGTCCTACTTTCGTACCTGCTCCACCCGTCGGTGTCGCAGTCAAGCTCCCTTCTGCCTTTGCACTCTTCAAATGGTTTCCGACCATTCTGAGGGAACCTTTGAGCGCCTCCGATACCCTTTCGGAGGCGACCGCCCCAGTCAAACTCCCCGCCTGGCATTGTCCCACCGCTGGATCACAGCGGCTGGTTAGAAACCCAATACTGCAGGGGTGGTATCCCAACAGCGACTCCCTTGAAACTGGCGTCCCAAGTTCTCAGTCTCCCACCTATCCTGTACGTGCAGTACCGAATCCCAGTACCAAACTGGAGTAAAGCTCCATGGGGTCTTTCCGTCCTGGCGCGGGTAACCAGCATCTTCACTGGTACTTCAATTTCACCGGATGCATTGTCGAGACAGTGCTCAAATCATTACGCCTTTCGTGCGGGTCGGAACTTACCCGACAAGGAATTTCGCTACCTTAGGACCGTTATAGTTACGGCCGCCGTTTACTGGGGCTTAAATTCAAAGCTTCATCTTGCGACTAACCTCTCCTCTTAACCTTCCAGCACCGGGCAGGCGTCAGCCCATATACTTCACCTTACGGTTTCGCATAGACCTGTGTTTTTGCTAAACAGTTGCTTGAGCCTATTCTCTGCGGCCCACCCTGAAGTGGGCACCCCTTCTCCCGAAGTTACGGGGTCATTTTGCCGAGTTCCTTAACAATGCTTCTTCCGTCGGCCTTAGGATTCTCTCCTCATCCACCTGTGTCGGTTTACGGTACGGGCACATATAAAACAATAGCGGCTTTTCTCGGCACATGGCTCACACACTTCGCTACTTTTATTTCGCTACACATCACGTCTTTGGCTTATCAGGCGGATTTGCCAGCCTGACACCTCTTCCGCTTGTACCGGTATTTCCATTCCCGGCTTATGCTTTCCACATGCGTCCCCACAGTTCTGTTTATATGTGGTACAGGAATCTAAACCTGTTGTCCATCGGATACGTCTTTCGACCTCTCCTTAGGCCCCGACTTACCCAGAGCAGATCAGCTTTACTCTGGAAACCTTAGATATTCGGCCGGAAGGATTCCCACCTTCCTCTCGCTACTCATTCCGGCATTCTCTCTTCTTATCCCTCCACTGCTCCTTCCGGTACAGCTTCGTCGGTCTTAAGAATGCTCCTCTACCAATCACTATGTGATTCCTAAGCTTCGGTGTCGTGTTTCAGCCCCGGACATTTTCGGCGCAGGACCTCTCGACCAGTGAGCTGTTACGCACTCTTTGAATGTATGGCTGCTTCTGAGCCAACATCCTGGTTGTCTTTGAAATCCCACATCCTTTTCCACTTAACACGCACTTTGGGACCTTAGCTGTAGGTCTGGGCTCTTTCCCTTTTGACCACCCAACTTATCTCGTGCAGTCTGACTCCCATTCATCATCTACATGGCATTCGGAGTTTGATATTCTTTGGTAAGCTTTGACGCCCCCGCGGAAATTCAGTGCTCTACCTCCATAAGACTAAAATGAGGCTAACCCTAAAGCTATTTCGAGGAGAACCAGCTATCTCCGGGTTCGATTGGAATTTCTCCCCTACCCACACCTCATCGCCACCCTTTTCAACGGATGTGCGTTCGGTCCTCCATTGCCTTTTACGGCAACTTCAACCTGGACATGGGTAGATCACCCGGTTTCGGGTCTACGCGTGCTGACTGAACGCCCTGTTCAGACTCGATTTCTCTTCGGCTCCACACCTTAAGTGCTTAACCTTGCCGGCACGCGTAACTCGCCGGACCGTTCTACAAAAAGTACGCGGTTCATCATATAAAGATGTTCCACAGCTTGTAAACACAGGGTTTCAGGTTCTCTTTCACTCCCCTCCCGGGGTCCTTTTCACCTTTCCTTCACAGTACTATGCGCTATCGGTCACTAAGGAGTATTTAGGCTTACGGGGTGGTCCCCGCTCATTCCATCAAGGTTTCTCGTGTCTCGATGTACTCTGGATACCGCCATGTCATCTTTCCTTTCGCTTACG
The Roseburia rectibacter DNA segment above includes these coding regions:
- a CDS encoding phosphoadenosine phosphosulfate reductase domain-containing protein; this encodes MEAKKLTTDVRPVFPEERLLIEIILKKPFEFLEKSVWNGTGNHYYVDGKKIAFSVKELKKTDADEVRRQYEKYSKQNTYYYFDQMKERFTEANKERYEHITQEAGNYIRKAAGEFSAMDMFVSFSGGKDSTVTSNLVLRALSTPQIMHIFGDTTLEFPFTYTYMERFKKNHPKTPVISARNKEKNFEELCKLVGPPSRVMRWCCTVFKTGTIQKKIRSLYRDKNQILTFYGIRRSESVSRSKYERESDSPKITKQRIVSPIIDWMDFDIWLYLLTTGIDFNDAYRLGYARVGCWCCPNNSGWSEFLSKVHMHEQSEHFRNMLIDFAKSIGKEDAEVYVDDGFWKARQGGNGVAYAQKSVVSFTPCATEENTFNYELQRPISEQLYELFRPFGYLNFDMGNTRLGEVFVLNKKEQIILKLQGRIGTANLKVTILNTQLAGAKDLKTAEERIKCQLTKYQMCMGCLACESVCRFNALSIRENKDGEIGYYISDEKCKRCGECVNHFTAGCYMRKVLAIKRQNTGDKG
- a CDS encoding DUF4007 family protein, coding for MGKNKYRFKGHESFILREGWLNKGLYEVYYDPKVFSENYGADALGVGPNMAKSIRYWLKSADLITDSPKTGAALTDIGNLIFTHDPCVEDYFTLWLIHSKIAKNRELATAWNLFFNEVSYEEFKKQQIYDEMEALVSDLDGDIHIAQSSVYADCDAILRMYLPAKETNPEEKNTSPFGKLGLLKHTEGIYYRKQPDLNKLPEDIIWFLLVDKDKKRTSVYLDDLWKEIDGPGKILQLKRTALIEMLERLEEKDKIVMNRTAGLNMIYWQKGLTGEKIVENYYER